The Pseudomonadota bacterium genome contains a region encoding:
- a CDS encoding ribose-phosphate diphosphokinase, with protein MDDLMLFTGNANPPLAEAVANHLQIPLGKATVDRFSDGEVMVEIGENVRGRDVFVVQPTSAPTNENLMELLVMVDALRRASAYRITAVIPYMGYARQDRRPRSVRVPITAKLVANMIAGVGADRVLTIDLHSEQIQGFFDIPLDNVYASPVLLGDIWKHEHPNVMVVSPDVGGVVRARAVAKRLDDADLAIIDKRRPNPNEARVMNIIGDVRDQTCIIVDDLVDTAGTLCEAARALKEHGAASVLAYCTHPVLSGNAVSRIIESDLDELVVTDTVPLLPEARACPRIRQLSVAALLAESIRRICSGESLSSMFMD; from the coding sequence ATAGACGATCTGATGCTTTTCACGGGCAACGCCAACCCTCCGCTGGCGGAGGCGGTCGCCAACCATCTCCAAATCCCGCTCGGCAAGGCCACCGTGGATCGCTTCAGCGATGGCGAGGTGATGGTTGAGATCGGTGAGAACGTGCGCGGCCGGGACGTGTTCGTGGTCCAGCCGACCTCTGCCCCCACCAATGAAAACCTGATGGAGCTCCTGGTGATGGTGGACGCGCTCCGACGCGCCTCGGCCTATCGGATCACGGCCGTCATCCCCTACATGGGCTATGCACGCCAGGACCGCCGGCCACGCTCGGTGCGGGTACCCATCACCGCCAAGCTGGTGGCCAATATGATTGCCGGGGTCGGGGCCGACCGGGTGCTGACCATCGATCTGCATTCCGAGCAGATCCAGGGTTTTTTCGATATCCCTCTCGACAATGTCTATGCCTCGCCGGTGCTCTTGGGCGATATCTGGAAGCACGAGCATCCCAACGTCATGGTGGTCTCGCCCGACGTCGGCGGCGTGGTGCGCGCCCGCGCGGTCGCCAAGCGCCTGGACGACGCCGATCTCGCCATCATCGACAAACGCCGGCCGAACCCCAACGAGGCCCGCGTCATGAACATCATCGGCGACGTCCGGGACCAGACCTGTATCATCGTGGATGACCTGGTCGATACCGCGGGTACCCTGTGTGAGGCCGCCCGCGCCCTCAAAGAACACGGCGCCGCCAGCGTGCTCGCGTATTGCACCCATCCAGTGTTGTCCGGGAATGCGGTATCGCGCATCATCGAGTCCGATCTGGACGAGCTGGTGGTCACCGATACCGTCCCCTTGCTCCCCGAGGCCCGCGCCTGTCCTCGCATCCGACAGCTCAGCGTCGCCGCCCTGCTC